The following proteins are encoded in a genomic region of Rissa tridactyla isolate bRisTri1 chromosome 5, bRisTri1.patW.cur.20221130, whole genome shotgun sequence:
- the MFAP3L gene encoding microfibrillar-associated protein 3-like isoform X1: MNILNSHHFLYFLPTTRLVILLAALTTAEDVSNSTFNRTEMNTGSVPVVISRIDHIIVKEGSSALIDCNVQGSPSPHYRWYNSNGRLLQEEENKAGKWWFLDNGILNITSVSFEDRGKYTCVASNAYGSVNNTVTLRVVFTSGDMGIYYMIVCLVAFTIVMILNITRLCMMSSHLKKTEKAINDFFRTEGAEKLQKAFEIAKRIPIITSAKTLELAKVTQFKTMEFARYIEELARSVPLPPLIMNCRTIMEEIMEVVGLEEQGQNFVRQTAEGQETTETDELYMIPNALKRSDSPTADSDASSLHEPPQQIAIKVSVHPLSKKDCMDGQSQESMQLDTKEEDTPQTPALPAEPPPEPSAELSSDDTALANDKNTCVIYESHV, encoded by the exons ATGAACATACTGAACAGCCACCACTTCTTGTACTTTCTGCCTACCACACGCCTTGTCATCTTATTAGCAGCTTTGACAACTGCTGAGGATGTGAGTAATAGCACTTTCAACCGCACTGAAATGAACACGGGATCTGTGCCTGTGGTGATCTCCCGCATCGACCATATTATAGTCAAGGAGGGGAGTAGTGCCTTGATCGACTGCAATGTCCAAGGTAGTCCTAGTCCACATTACAGATGGTACAATTCCAATGGCCGCCTGCTCCAAGAGGAAGAGAATAAAG CAGGAAAATGGTGGTTTCTTGACAATGGGATACTAAACATTACCAGCGTGTCTTTTGAAGACAGAGGTAAATACACGTGTGTCGCATCTAATGCGTATGGCAGTGTTAACAACACTGTGACGCTGAGGGTTGTTTTTACCTCCGGAGATATGGGAATCTATTACATGATTGTCTGCCTTGTAGCTTTTACCATTGTTATGATACTGAACATTACTCGGTTATGTATGATGAGCAGTCatctgaagaaaacagagaaagcaatcaATGACTTCTTCAGAACAGAAGGAGCAGAGAAACTCCAGAAAGCCTTTGAGATTGCGAAGCGTATCCCCATTATCACTTCAGCCAAAACGCTCGAGCTTGCCAAAGTAACCCAGTTCAAGACCATGGAATTTGCTCGCTATATTGAAGAGCTTGCTCGGAGCGTACCTTTGCCACCTCTCATCATGAACTGCAGGACTATAATGGAAGAAATTATGGAGGTTGTGGGTCTGGAGGAGCAAGGACAGAATTTTGTACGGCAGACAGCAGAAGGCCAGGAAACCACTGAAACAGATGAGCTGTACATGATTCCGAACGCTTTGAAGCGCAGTGACTCTCCCACAGCTGACTCTGACGCATCGTCACTGCACGAACCACCTCAACAGATTGCAATAAAAGTATCAGTTCACCCGTTGTCCAAAAAGGACTGCATGGATGGTCAGTCACAAGAAAGCATGCAGTTGGACACCAAGGAAGAAGACACTCCTCAAACACCAGCACTTCCTGCAGAGCCCCCTCCTGAGCCTTCTGCTGAACTCAGTTCTGATGATACAGCATTGGCAAATGACAAAAATACATGCGTTATATATGAAAGCCATGTATGA
- the MFAP3L gene encoding microfibrillar-associated protein 3-like isoform X3, with the protein MNILNSHHFLYFLPTTRLVILLAALTTAEDVSNSTFNRTEMNTGSVPVVISRIDHIIVKEGSSALIDCNVQGSPSPHYRWYNSNGRLLQEEENKAGKWWFLDNGILNITSVSFEDRAFTIVMILNITRLCMMSSHLKKTEKAINDFFRTEGAEKLQKAFEIAKRIPIITSAKTLELAKVTQFKTMEFARYIEELARSVPLPPLIMNCRTIMEEIMEVVGLEEQGQNFVRQTAEGQETTETDELYMIPNALKRSDSPTADSDASSLHEPPQQIAIKVSVHPLSKKDCMDGQSQESMQLDTKEEDTPQTPALPAEPPPEPSAELSSDDTALANDKNTCVIYESHV; encoded by the exons ATGAACATACTGAACAGCCACCACTTCTTGTACTTTCTGCCTACCACACGCCTTGTCATCTTATTAGCAGCTTTGACAACTGCTGAGGATGTGAGTAATAGCACTTTCAACCGCACTGAAATGAACACGGGATCTGTGCCTGTGGTGATCTCCCGCATCGACCATATTATAGTCAAGGAGGGGAGTAGTGCCTTGATCGACTGCAATGTCCAAGGTAGTCCTAGTCCACATTACAGATGGTACAATTCCAATGGCCGCCTGCTCCAAGAGGAAGAGAATAAAG CAGGAAAATGGTGGTTTCTTGACAATGGGATACTAAACATTACCAGCGTGTCTTTTGAAGACAGAG CTTTTACCATTGTTATGATACTGAACATTACTCGGTTATGTATGATGAGCAGTCatctgaagaaaacagagaaagcaatcaATGACTTCTTCAGAACAGAAGGAGCAGAGAAACTCCAGAAAGCCTTTGAGATTGCGAAGCGTATCCCCATTATCACTTCAGCCAAAACGCTCGAGCTTGCCAAAGTAACCCAGTTCAAGACCATGGAATTTGCTCGCTATATTGAAGAGCTTGCTCGGAGCGTACCTTTGCCACCTCTCATCATGAACTGCAGGACTATAATGGAAGAAATTATGGAGGTTGTGGGTCTGGAGGAGCAAGGACAGAATTTTGTACGGCAGACAGCAGAAGGCCAGGAAACCACTGAAACAGATGAGCTGTACATGATTCCGAACGCTTTGAAGCGCAGTGACTCTCCCACAGCTGACTCTGACGCATCGTCACTGCACGAACCACCTCAACAGATTGCAATAAAAGTATCAGTTCACCCGTTGTCCAAAAAGGACTGCATGGATGGTCAGTCACAAGAAAGCATGCAGTTGGACACCAAGGAAGAAGACACTCCTCAAACACCAGCACTTCCTGCAGAGCCCCCTCCTGAGCCTTCTGCTGAACTCAGTTCTGATGATACAGCATTGGCAAATGACAAAAATACATGCGTTATATATGAAAGCCATGTATGA
- the MFAP3L gene encoding microfibrillar-associated protein 3-like isoform X2 produces MNILNSHHFLYFLPTTRLVILLAALTTAEDVSNSTFNRTEMNTGSVPVVISRIDHIIVKEGSSALIDCNVQGSPSPHYRWYNSNGRLLQEEENKGKWWFLDNGILNITSVSFEDRGKYTCVASNAYGSVNNTVTLRVVFTSGDMGIYYMIVCLVAFTIVMILNITRLCMMSSHLKKTEKAINDFFRTEGAEKLQKAFEIAKRIPIITSAKTLELAKVTQFKTMEFARYIEELARSVPLPPLIMNCRTIMEEIMEVVGLEEQGQNFVRQTAEGQETTETDELYMIPNALKRSDSPTADSDASSLHEPPQQIAIKVSVHPLSKKDCMDGQSQESMQLDTKEEDTPQTPALPAEPPPEPSAELSSDDTALANDKNTCVIYESHV; encoded by the exons ATGAACATACTGAACAGCCACCACTTCTTGTACTTTCTGCCTACCACACGCCTTGTCATCTTATTAGCAGCTTTGACAACTGCTGAGGATGTGAGTAATAGCACTTTCAACCGCACTGAAATGAACACGGGATCTGTGCCTGTGGTGATCTCCCGCATCGACCATATTATAGTCAAGGAGGGGAGTAGTGCCTTGATCGACTGCAATGTCCAAGGTAGTCCTAGTCCACATTACAGATGGTACAATTCCAATGGCCGCCTGCTCCAAGAGGAAGAGAATAAAG GAAAATGGTGGTTTCTTGACAATGGGATACTAAACATTACCAGCGTGTCTTTTGAAGACAGAGGTAAATACACGTGTGTCGCATCTAATGCGTATGGCAGTGTTAACAACACTGTGACGCTGAGGGTTGTTTTTACCTCCGGAGATATGGGAATCTATTACATGATTGTCTGCCTTGTAGCTTTTACCATTGTTATGATACTGAACATTACTCGGTTATGTATGATGAGCAGTCatctgaagaaaacagagaaagcaatcaATGACTTCTTCAGAACAGAAGGAGCAGAGAAACTCCAGAAAGCCTTTGAGATTGCGAAGCGTATCCCCATTATCACTTCAGCCAAAACGCTCGAGCTTGCCAAAGTAACCCAGTTCAAGACCATGGAATTTGCTCGCTATATTGAAGAGCTTGCTCGGAGCGTACCTTTGCCACCTCTCATCATGAACTGCAGGACTATAATGGAAGAAATTATGGAGGTTGTGGGTCTGGAGGAGCAAGGACAGAATTTTGTACGGCAGACAGCAGAAGGCCAGGAAACCACTGAAACAGATGAGCTGTACATGATTCCGAACGCTTTGAAGCGCAGTGACTCTCCCACAGCTGACTCTGACGCATCGTCACTGCACGAACCACCTCAACAGATTGCAATAAAAGTATCAGTTCACCCGTTGTCCAAAAAGGACTGCATGGATGGTCAGTCACAAGAAAGCATGCAGTTGGACACCAAGGAAGAAGACACTCCTCAAACACCAGCACTTCCTGCAGAGCCCCCTCCTGAGCCTTCTGCTGAACTCAGTTCTGATGATACAGCATTGGCAAATGACAAAAATACATGCGTTATATATGAAAGCCATGTATGA